Proteins co-encoded in one Dreissena polymorpha isolate Duluth1 chromosome 12, UMN_Dpol_1.0, whole genome shotgun sequence genomic window:
- the LOC127853670 gene encoding uncharacterized protein LOC127853670 isoform X3, with product MTGLRLSSWVNRIGIHCGKTVLLFQAGVAYANQDYHVTAISRSPLSRMPLSVHGMIRPEAAGMLQTLTFLYMSKVSDLVAYCATLHTKPVLPDVLIVDDLDFYFNQLTEPSVEAGSARLCALLVDAAHFIKQKSSLGVLMCACGNYNNAWRHVLGQFKFTLADITADEKENEKYCVHVQTQTADVTVTYQVQTSAVMIKDVVFRRALSLNADMSVINK from the exons TGGGAAGACTGTGCTTCTGTTCCAAGCAGGCGTGGCCTATGCCAATCAGGACTACCATGTGACGGCGATAAGCCGAAGCCCACTCTCCAGGATGCCGTTATCAGTGCATGGCATGATCCGACCAGAGGCAGCAGGAATGCTGCAGACATTGACATTTCT CTACATGAGCAAGGTGTCAGACCTGGTGGCGTATTGTGCCACCCTCCACACAAAGCCTGTCCTACCTGACGTGTTGATAGTGGACGACTTGGACTTCTACTTCAACCAGCTCACT GAGCCAAGTGTTGAGGCAGGCAGTGCCAGATTGTGTGCACTGCTGGTGGATGCAGCCCACTTCATCAAACAGAAAAG CTCCCTTGGTGTTTTGATGTGTGCCTGCGGTAACTATAACAACGCCTGGAGACACGTACTGGGGCAGTTCAAATTCACATTGGCAGATATAACAG CTGATGAAAAAGAGAATGAGAAGTACTGTGTTCATGTACAAACCCAAACTGCTGATGTGACAGTGACCTACCAAGTGCAGACATCGGCAGTGATGATCAAAGATGTTGTATTCCGGAGAGCCTTGTCTTTAAATGCAGACATGTCAGTGATTAACAAATAA